Proteins encoded in a region of the Dreissena polymorpha isolate Duluth1 chromosome 6, UMN_Dpol_1.0, whole genome shotgun sequence genome:
- the LOC127835649 gene encoding uncharacterized protein LOC127835649 — MSMKQIFQSTQHSHSLEKCPPYAKVPNGKILGNLHCDGTKRLLKCDNGYAPKDRTYVQSVCKDRQRTNITQCVPEKCVHNQDTFKSSTYTFAIDSRRNYTDSVAFCQYCGYRVVTIESEDEQSFLANKMSRFVPYPQPYTSGDNDGFLLDFYNTGHSVLRMDDNTHISYSNFRANEPSNGTEPKIAAMGTDNWLWHDVPEQDRFQTVCESDI; from the exons AATGCCCACCTTACGCAAAAGTTCCCAATGGCAAAATACTCGGGAATCTTCATTGTGACGGAACAAAACGCTTACTGAAATGCGACAATGGTTACGCGCCAAAGGACAGAACCTATGTGCAAAGCGTGTGTAAGGACAGGCAACGGACCAATATAACACAGTGTGTACCAG AGAAATGCGTTCATAATCAGGACACGTTTAAAAGCTCCACTTACACCTTCGCCATAGATAGCCGCCGGAATTATACAGATAGTGTG GCATTTTGTCAATACTGTGGCTACCGTGTTGTAACGATTGAGTCTGAAGATGAACAAAGCTTTTTGGCGAATAAAATGAGCAGATTCGTTCCTTATCCGCAACCTTACACTTCAG GTGACAATGACGGCTTCTTACTGGACTTCTACAATACGGGACACAGCGTTTTGCGAATGGACGACAACACACATATCTCATACAGCAATTTCCGTGCTAACGAGCCAAGTAATGGGACCGAACCTAAGATTGCTGCCATGGGTACAGATAATTGGCTTTGGCATGACGTTCCAGAGCAGGATAGATTCCAAACCGTTTGCGAGAGTGACATATAG